The Benincasa hispida cultivar B227 chromosome 11, ASM972705v1, whole genome shotgun sequence genome has a segment encoding these proteins:
- the LOC120092203 gene encoding cytochrome P450 734A6-like has product MYTLAVFVLLFLAILFKFLYSNLWVPWRIQVHFRKQGIVGPSYRPVIGNATDIRRLYKEANAKAIPLTHDIVCRVLPYIHRWSEEYGKMFVYWFGSKPRLAISDPEMIKEVLANTGGPFRKVGFTPVSKLLFGEGLVGLEGDQWVVHRRIANQAFTIERVKGWLPEIALSVNNVLEKWEEMKGGMEEFELDVHKQLRLMTADVISRTAFGSNFEEGKRIFNLQEQQMHHFLQAVSSVYIPGYRFLPTKTNRERNRLENETRASIKALVEREKNSKEKENSTNLLSLLLSSYKNQNGEIETLGVEEVVNECKTFYFAGMETTANLLTWALLLLAEHQEWQDRAREEVINVCGHKTPPGADNLTELKLVGMIVNETLRLYPPAVMMMRRTTKRLTLGKVDVPEGTQLQLSIVAIHHDKELWGEDASSFNPMRFSEPRKHLASFLPFGLGPRICVGQHLALIEAKVALAMIIQRFSFTVSSTYTHAPMMFVSLNPQFGVQLLVRSLWN; this is encoded by the exons ATGTATACTCTTGCCGTTTTCGTTCTTCTATTTCTTGCAATTCTCTTCAAATTTTTGTACTCCAATTTATGGGTTCCATGGAGAATTCAAGTCCACTTTCGAAAACAAGGAATAGTAGGACCTTCCTACCGTCCGGTCATCGGAAACGCCACCGATATCCGCCGTCTATACAAGGAAGCGAATGCAAAGGCAATTCCGCTAACTCATGATATAGTGTGTCGGGTGCTGCCTTATATTCACCGATGGTCCGAGGAGTATGGCAAGATGTTTGTGTATTGGTTCGGGTCGAAGCCGAGACTGGCGATATCCGACCCAGAAATGATCAAGGAAGTGCTTGCGAATACGGGTGGGCCTTTTAGAAAGGTCGGGTTCACTCCGGTTTCCAAGTTGCTCTTCGGAGAAGGACTTGTCGGACTCGAGGGGGACCAATGGGTCGTCCATCGGAGAATCGCTAACCAGGCTTTCACTATCGAGCGTGTCAAG GGATGGTTACCAGAGATTGCGTTGAGTGTTAATAATGTGTTGGAGAAATGGGAAGAAATGAAAGGAGGAATGGAAGAGTTTGAATTAGATGTTCATAAACAACTTCGTCTTATGACGGCAGACGTAATTTCAAGAACTGCTTTTGGAAGCAATTTTGAAGAAGGCAAACGCATTTTCAATTTGCAAGAACAACAAATGCATCATTTTCTCCAAGCTGTCTCAAGTGTTTATATTCCTGGCTACAG ATTTTTACCAACCAAGACGAACAGAGAGAGGAATAGGCTAGAAAATGAAACTCGTGCATCAATAAAAGCACTAGttgaaagagagaaaaacagcAAAGAAAAGGAAAACTCAACTAATCTACTCAGCCTCTTATTGTCATCATACAAGAACCAAAATGGGGAAATAGAAACACTTGGAGTGGAGGAAGTCGTAAATGAATGCAAGacattctattttgcaggaatgGAAACAACGGCCAATCTTTTAACTTGGGCCCTTTTACTACTAGCAGAGCATCAAGAATGGCAAGATCGAGCTAGAGAAGAAGTCATCAATGTCTGTGGCCACAAGACACCGCCTGGCGCTGATAATTTAACCGAACTTAAACTA GTGGGCATGATAGTCAACGAAACGCTTCGACTTTATCCTCCAGCGGTGATGATGATGCGGCGAACAACGAAACGACTGACGCTAGGAAAGGTCGACGTTCCAGAAGGTACACAACTTCAACTTTCGATAGTTGCAATCCACCATGATAAAGAACTTTGGGGAGAAGATGCAAGTAGCTtcaaccctatgagatttagtgAGCCTAGGAAACATCTAGCTTCATTTCTGCCATTTGGGTTGGGTCCAAGAATCTGTGTAGGACAACATTTAGCTCTGATTGAGGCCAAAGTTGCATTGGCTATGATAATTCAACGATTCTCTTTTACGGTTTCTTCGACCTATACACATGCCCCTATGATGTTTGTAAGCTTAAACCCTCAGTTTGGTGTTCAGCTCCTCGTTAGGAGCTTATGGAATTGA